In the Cyanobacteria bacterium GSL.Bin1 genome, one interval contains:
- a CDS encoding competence/damage-inducible protein A, which translates to MSAEIICVGTELLLGDILNSNTQYLGRQLADLGIPHYFQTVVGDNPERIKQVLKIASDRAQILIFTGGLGPTPDDLTTETIASFFATPLEERPELITDIEAKFTKRGRKMSPSNRKQALMPVGAKVLPNPMGSAAGMIWQPRENLTLMTFPGVPSEMRRMWEETAVPFLKAQGWGANVILSRTLRFWGIGESNLAEKVSAYLEMENPTVAPYASKGEVRLRISARAESQDSAIALIQPIAEQIQATAGLDYFGADEETLASVVGKLLLTAKQTVAVAESCTGGGLGAMFTSVAGSSGYFLGGTVAYSNEIKQALLGVKAESLNQEGAVSGTVAQQMALGVKKQFHSDWGLSITGIAGPGGGTAEKPVGLVYVGIASPDQTTDQLELRLGEQRLRETIRHISACHALDQLRRKLLLANESG; encoded by the coding sequence ATGAGCGCGGAAATTATTTGTGTGGGAACCGAACTCCTGTTAGGAGATATTTTAAACAGTAATACTCAATATTTAGGACGACAATTAGCCGATCTGGGAATTCCTCATTACTTCCAGACGGTGGTTGGCGATAACCCAGAACGGATTAAACAGGTCTTGAAAATCGCCAGTGATCGCGCCCAAATTTTAATATTTACAGGGGGGTTAGGACCGACCCCCGATGATCTCACCACGGAAACCATTGCCAGTTTTTTTGCAACGCCCCTTGAAGAAAGACCGGAGTTAATTACAGATATTGAAGCCAAATTTACCAAACGGGGGCGCAAAATGTCTCCCAGCAACCGGAAACAAGCCCTGATGCCAGTGGGAGCAAAAGTGCTTCCCAATCCCATGGGCAGTGCCGCGGGGATGATTTGGCAACCGCGCGAAAATTTAACCCTGATGACCTTTCCCGGTGTTCCTTCCGAAATGCGACGGATGTGGGAAGAAACGGCTGTTCCCTTCCTAAAAGCACAAGGTTGGGGTGCCAATGTCATTTTGAGTCGCACCTTGCGGTTTTGGGGGATTGGCGAATCCAATTTAGCGGAAAAAGTCAGTGCCTATTTGGAGATGGAAAACCCTACTGTTGCCCCTTATGCCTCCAAAGGAGAAGTTCGCCTGCGCATTTCTGCTCGTGCCGAATCTCAAGATAGCGCGATCGCGCTCATTCAACCCATTGCAGAACAAATTCAAGCGACCGCTGGACTGGATTATTTTGGTGCCGATGAGGAGACATTAGCCAGTGTAGTGGGGAAACTTCTCCTCACAGCCAAACAAACCGTTGCGGTTGCCGAATCTTGTACCGGTGGCGGTTTAGGAGCAATGTTCACCTCAGTTGCGGGCAGTTCGGGTTATTTTCTCGGTGGTACGGTTGCCTACAGCAATGAAATCAAACAGGCTTTACTAGGGGTGAAAGCAGAGTCCTTAAATCAAGAAGGGGCAGTCAGTGGAACGGTTGCGCAGCAGATGGCATTAGGGGTGAAAAAGCAGTTTCACAGTGATTGGGGCTTAAGTATTACGGGGATTGCGGGACCCGGGGGTGGTACTGCCGAAAAACCAGTGGGATTAGTGTATGTTGGCATTGCCAGTCCCGATCAAACCACGGATCAGCTAGAATTACGGCTAGGAGAACAACGCTTACGAGAGACCATTCGTCATATCAGTGCGTGTCATGCTCTCGACCAATTACGACGCAAATTGTTGTTAGCCAACGAATCAGGATGA